The genome window GGGTCGCGCACCGGTGACGCCGGTAGTCATGGCAGCCATGTGCCGCAGGGTGTGGGCCACGGTTTCCGCCAGGTCGCGCATTTCCGGCGCCATGATGATGTCGTGCCCGTCGGGCGTGCAGGCGTTCAGGCTGCGCAGCATGGTCCGCAGGTGGTCGGTGGTGCGTTCCACCGTCGTGGACAGGGTGTCCAGCGGCTGGTTGTCGTAGAAGTAGATCAGCGATTCGTGGCGACGCACCTTGGAAAGGCGCTCGCGGTTGCGCGGGATGGCGCGTGCCAGCGGGTCCAGCAGGTCGGCGGGCACGTGGGTCTGGCGGGCCAGAAAGCGGTCCACCAGGGTGGCCAGGTGGGCGGCGCAGTTTTCCGCCTGTGCGGCCAGGTCGCGGCGCAGGCCCACCGCTGCGCGCACCGGCCACAGGGTGACCGTGACCACGAAGGCGCAGCCCACGCCCACGGCGATTTCCAGCACCCGGAACAGCCCCACGTCAATGCGTTCCGCATGGCCCGCGCTGGCCAGTATGACGATGCTCACGGTGATGGCCGCCATGCGGTAGCGCGGATCCCAACGGGTGAGAAAGGCGCACAACCCCGTGGTGACGAACACCGAAACACCGTTCCATATGGGCGTGTCCGGAAAGATCATGATGGCGGCAACGCCCATCACGGCCCCCATGACCGTGCCGATGAACCGGTACAGGCACATCTCGATGGCCTCGGCCACGTTCATCTGCATGGCGATGACGGCGGAAATGACGGCCCAGTAGCCGTACTGGATGTGCAGCACGTCGGCCAGCAGCAGGGAAAGAACGGCGGCTATGCCGGTCTTGATGCCGTGGCGGATGTGGGCGGGCGAAATGTCGGCGAGGGTGGGGCGACGCATGGTGGTCTCGGTCGCAGGGTGGACGGCGGTTGAGGATGTGCGGGACGGAACGGTGTGGCGCGGGAGCGGGCGTGGTTCCGTGGCTGCGCCGGTTCCGACCAACTCCGGAGGGCACCACATACGCCGGGGTCGTACGGCTGGCAAGCGGTGTGGCGCGCGGTGCGCGGCGCGCGAAAGGGGAAGCAGGGCCGATTCTGGTGGACCATAGCCTGGTTGCGTGTGCGCGGGTCAAGCGAAAAGGGGCGAAAAGGGGCGGAAAGGGCGAAAAGGGGCGGAAAGGGGCGAAAAGAGTGCGGAGGGAAAGGCTGTGGTGCGCTGTCGAACGTCGGATGCATCCCGGCTGTATCGCGCCCCGGCCCGCTGCAGGACGAACCACGGCCTGCGGCCATTCCGAGGTGGCTGCGGCCATTCCGGGGCGGCCTGCGAACGTCTTCAAGGGTGCCGCGCGCGGTTTTGACGTCTGTCGTCCCTCGTCGCCTTGCCGCCTGAACCGGGTCGCCGCCCTGCCAGCTGCATCAATGCTCCGGATCATGGCGCTCTGGTCGCTTCGGTGGCGCGGACCGGGGTGAAACGGAGTGTGCCTGCCCCAGCCGAAACCTGAGTGCGGCTTTCTTGATTGCCGTGGCGGGTTCGGACAGACGGGCCTACCAGAGGGACGTTATTCAGGAACTCTGCGGAATTCCGGCAGACGACAAGGGGCGGGACGGCGCGGCTTGCAATGCGAATAGCAAATGTGAGCATTTCATCGCATATTTCCAATGCGACGAAACATTCACATTTGCAGCCGGGCAGCACATAGCGCCGACAGGCTGCACCTTGATTCAGGAGGTGCGCCATGCACGTATTTGTCACTGGAGCCACCGGATGGGTTGGCTCGGCCGTGGTTCGGGAATTGATCGGCGCTGGCCATCAGGTCACGGGGCTGGCGCGCTCGGCGGACAAGGCGACCGCGCTCGCGGCCACGGGGGTGGGGGTCCTGCTCGCCACCCTGGACGATGCGGATGCCTTGCGCGCTGCTGCTGCGGCGGCGGATGCCGTGGTCCACACGGCGTTCAACCATGATTTTTCCAGATTCATGGAAAGTTGCGAGCAGGACCGGCGCGTGATCGAGACGCTGGCCAGCGCATTGAGCGGATCAGCCAGGCCGTTGCTCGTCACTTCCGGCTTGTCGGGCCTGCCGCGGGGAGCAACTGAAGCGACCCGGACAAACCCGGCGATGCCGCGCAAATCCGAGGCTGAGGCACGGGCTTCGGCAGAACGTGGCGTGCGCGTGGCGACAGTGCGCCTTGCGCCGTCCGTGCATGGCCTTGGCGACCACGGCTTCGTATCGTTCCTGATTCGCCTGGCGAAACAGAAAGGCGTGTCGGCCTACATTGGCGATGGGCAGAACTGCTGGTCCGGCGTGTTTCGGCTGGACGCCGCGCGCGTCTATCGCCTTGCGCTCGAACAGGGCGTGACCGAGCCGGTCTATCACGCGGTCGCCGACGAGGCGGTGCCCTTCAAGGCGATTGCCGAACTGATCGGCAGGCGCTTGAACCTGCCCGTCGCGCCGCGTGACCGCGAGCACTTTGGCTGGTTTGCCAACATGGCTGGCGCGGACATGTCCGTATCCAGCGCGCGCACGCGCGCACTGCTGGGCTGGACGCCGCAAGGCCCGCATCTGCTCGCCGACCTGGATCAGCCCGGCTATTACGCCGATTGACCATGGCGGGGCGGCGCCGCCATGGCGTCGCCCATCTCCACGATACCCTTTTCTCCAACCACCACCATGAGCAAAGAACAAACGCACCACGCGGATGCCCCGTCCGCATCCGCTTCGGCCGCTTCCGGGGTTTTTCTCAGGCTGCTTCCCGTCACCCTGGCGGTCTTCGTCAGCTTTTTCACCATAGGCATGCAGATGTCGGTTCTCCCGCTGCATCTGCATGAAACGCTGGGCATGGGAACACTGGTCGTCGGGCTGGTTGTCGGTTCGCAGTTTGCCGCCGCGCTGCTGTCCCGCGCCTGGGCCGGGAATTTCGCCGACATGCGCGGCGCCAGGCGCGCCGTCCTGACGGGGCATCTGTTCGCGGCCTGTTCCGGCGCGACCTACCTTGCCTCGCTGGCCTTTGTCGCCACGCCCGCCACATCGGTGTGGATACTGCTGCTGGGCCGGATACTGCTGGCATTGGGCGAAAGCCTGGTCGCCACGGGGGCGCTGGGCTGGTCCATCAGCCTGGTGGGGCCGCAGAACGCGGGCAAGGCGATGGTCTGGGTGGGCATTGCCATCTTCGGCGCGTATGCGCTCGGAGCGCCTGTCGGCGCGGCGGTGGACAGCCAGTGGGGGTTCGCGGGCGTGGCCGTCGCCCTGATCTTCGTCCCCTTGCTGGCAATGGCCGTAGCGTCGGGGGCGCGCGCCGTCCCGCCCACGGCGACGCGGCGCACGCCGTTCTACAGGGTGCTGGGTTCCGTGTGGATGCCGGGCATGGGATTGGCGCTGTGCAGCGTGGGCTTCGGGCTGTTCACGGCCTTCATTGCCCTGCTGTTCTCCGCCAGGCATTGGGGCGGCGCGTCACTGGCATTCAGCGCATTCGGGCTGGCGTACATCTGCGCACGTATTTTCTTTGGGCACCTGCCGGACAAACTGGGCGGCGCGCGCGTGGCGCTGGTGAGCGTCGCCATCGAAATGGCGGGGCAATGGCTGATCTGGGGGGCCGATGGCGCATTGACCGCCCACTGGGGCGCGGCGCTGACCGGCTTTGGCTACTCGCTGGCCTTTCCGGGCTTTGGCGTCGAAGCCGTGCGGCGCGCGCCCCCGCAGGCGCGCAGCCTCGCCATGGGTGCGTATGTGGCGTTCCTGGACATCGCGCTTGGCGTCACCAGCCCGTTGGCTGGCGCGTTGGCCGGTGCGGAGGGGATCGGTGCGGTCTATCTGGCCGGGGCGATTGCCGCCGCGCTGTCGCTGGTTGTGGCCCTGGTGCTGCTGGTCACCCCGACGTCGCAGAAGACCCTCCGTGCCTGATTCCATGCAACCCGGGCGTGAAAGACAGAGGCGGCGCGCTGCCGATGCGGAAGATGCCGCCAGAGGGACCGGTCGCGCGCCGGAAGGCCGGAGATTCGGTCCGTCGCGGCGCGCAGGTCCGGAAGCGTGCCGGTCAAACAGAAAGGCATTGCCCTGAAGGAAACGACATGTATTCGAGGAAATCCAACAAGTCGCACGGGTACGCCCTCATGCGCATGGCCCTGCGGTCCCGTATCCGGCGGCTGGAGGTCGCATGAATATCCCCACGCCAGGAAACATGAAGCCGTTTTTCGTCGGCCTGATCAGCGTCGCCGTGATCTTCGGCCTGTTGTTCGCGTGGCGCGCGTCCCGGGTCGGGGCCGCCGCGCCCCGCACGCAATCACCGGCGCTGGTATCGACGATTTGCGTCCGGCCCCGCAGCGTGCCCAACGAGTTGCAGGCCGTAGGCAGCTTGCAGGCTGTGCGCGAAGTTCTGCTGGCGCCCGATACCCCCGGGCGGGTGACGGCCATCAACTTCACCGCCGGGCAGGTCGTCGAGCAAGGCGTCACGCTGGTCCGGCTTTACGATGCTCCGGAACAGGCCGACCGCAGCGCCGCGGTGGCGAAGGCCGATTTCGCGCGGTTGCAGTTGCGGCGTTCGCAGGATCTGGCGTCCAGCGGGGCGGAGCCGCGCGAATTGCTGGAGCAGCGCAAGGCGGAAGCCGTCCAGACGGCGGCCGCCGTCCGGCAACTGGATGCGCGCATCCGGCAAAAGAACATCCAGGCGCCGTTCTCCGGACAGCTTGGCATCCGTCGCATCAACGTGGGGCAATACCTTGGAGCGGGCGATGCCATTGCCACGCTGACGCAACTCGACCCGCTGTACGTCAATTTCGCGTTGCCCCAGCAGGAACTTTCCAGGCTGGCGACCGGCGCGCGGGTACAGGTTGCGGTGGATGCCGTTCCAGGGCGGACGTTCGAGGCCAGGGTCAGCGTCATCGAGCCGCGCGTTGACGGCGAGACCCGTAATGTCGTTGTCCAGGCCACGCTGCCGAACCCCGGCAACCTGTTGAAGTCCGGCATGTACGCGACCGCAAGGCTGATGCTGCCGACGACCGATGACGCCATCGTGTTGCCCCTGACGGCAATCCAGACGTCCGCCTCGGGCGACAGCGTCGTGCTTGTCCGGGATGCCGACACCCAGGGGACCGGCCAGGCGGTGGCCGTTCCGGTCGTCACGGGCCGCAGGCTGGGCGGGGAGGTGCTGGTGGCGCAGGGGGTGAAGGCGGGCGACATTGTGGTGGTTGCGGGGCAGAACCGGCTGCGGCCGGGTGCAAGGGTGAAGATCAACCCCGATCAGCCCGCAGGCGCGTCGGCGGACGCCGTGTCCATGCCAGATGCGTCCATGCCAGATGCGTCCATGCCAGATGCGTCCAAGCCCGTCGCGAATTCCCGGTGAGGAAACAGTCATGAACATCACGGACATCTTCATCCGGCGGCCCATCCTGGCCCTGGTCGTCAGCCTGCTGATCACGCTGGCCGGCCTGGCCTCGGTCTTTTCCCTGCCGGTGCGCCAGTATCCCTACCTCGAAAACGCCACCATCAACATCGCCACGTCGCTGCCGGGCGCAACCCAGGAGGTCATGCAGGGCTTTGTCACGACGCCCATCTCGCAGGCGATCGCCACGGCCAGCGGCATCGAGTACCTGAGTTCGACGACGACCCAGGGGCGCAGCGAAATCAAGGCCCGGCTGGTGCTCAACGCCAACGCGGACCGGGCGATGACCGAGATCCTCGCCAAGGTGCAGCAGGTCAAGTACCAGCTTCCGGCAGGCGTGACCGATCCGGTCATCAGCAAATCCACCGAGGGCGGCACCGCCGTCCAGTACGTCGCGTTCTACAGCGACACCCTGACCGTGCCGCAGGTGACGGACTTCGTGACCCGCGTCGCCCTGCCCCTGTTCGCCGGAATACCGGGAGTGGGATCGGTTGACACCAACGGCGGGCAGACGCTGGCCTTGCGCGTCTGGATCGACCCCGTGAAGCTGGCCGCCCGCGGGCTGTCGGCGGGCGAAATCGCGGCCGCCCTGCGCGCCAACAACGTGCAGGCCGCACCGGGGCAGCTCAAAAGCCCAATGACCGTCACCAACATCAGCGCCGCGACCGACCTGCGCAGCGTGGACGACTTCCGCCAGATGGTGCTCAAGGCCGACGCCCGCGGCGGCGTGGTGCGTCTGGCCGACGTGGCGACGGTGGAGATCGGCGGCCAGAACTACAACAACGCCTCGTTCGCCACCGGCGTCCCGGCGGTGTTTGCGGCGATTTTTCCGACGCCGGACGGCAACCCGCTGGACATTGCCAGACAGGCGCAGGAATTGGTCCCCCGCATCCGCGAAATGGCGCCGCCGGGGCTGAAGGTAGTGCCGAACTACGACGTGGCGCGGTTCGTCAACGCTTCGATCGGAGAGGTCAGGCACACCCTGGTCGAGGCCATCGTGATCGTCATAGCGGTGATCTTTGTGTTTCTGGGCGCGTTCCGTGCGGTTGTCATCCCCGTCGTCACCATTCCGCTTTCCCTGGTGGGGACGGCGGCATTGATGCTGGCCTTCGGATTTTCGATCAACTTGTTGACGCTGCTGGCGATGGTGCTGGCGATCGGGCTGGTGGTGGACGACGCCATCGTGGTGGTGGAGAACATCCATCGCCACATCGAGGAAGGGGCATCGCCTGCGGACGCGGCCTTGCTCGGCGCCCGCGAAATTGTCGGCCCGGTCATCGCCATGACCATCACCCTTGCGGCCGTCTACGCGCCGATCGGCCTGATGGGCGGATTGACGGGGGCGCTGTTCAAGGAGTTCGCCTTCACGCTGGCGGGTGCGGTCGTCGTCTCCGGCGTGGTCGCGCTGACGTTGTCGCCAGTGATGAGTTCGATGCTGCTCGATTCCAGGCAAGGCGAGGGGAAGCTGGCCAGACTGGTCGAAGGCTACATGGGGCGGCTGACGGCAATGTACCGGAGCCTGCTGGCGCGTACCCTGGCCGCGCGCGGGGCAGTCCTGCTGTTCGGCGTGGCCGTGCTGGGGGGCATTGCCGTGCTGTTCGTGGGCATCCGCCACGAACTGGCGCCGGTCGAGGACCAGGGGGCGGTCATCGTCATAGCCAAAGCGCCGCAGTACGCCGGTGTCGGCTATACCGCCCGCTACGCCGGAAAGATCGAGAGGATTTTCGAATCGCTGCCCGAGTTCGACAACAGTTTCATGCACATCGGCGGCACCGGGCGCGGCCAGAACCAGATGCTGGGCGGCGCGATCTTCAAGGATTGGTCCGAGCGTTCCCGATCTTCCGTTGAGATTCAGGGGCAGATTCAGGCGGCTGGCGCGAGCATTGATGGAGAAACGCTGACGGCGGTGCAGGTTCCGCCGCTTCCTGGCTCCAGCGGTGGGCTGCCGGTACAGATGGTGCTGCGGTCATCCGATGGTTTTCCGGAGTTGTTCGGGACGGCCGAGCAACTCAAGGCTGCGGCTTACGGGAGCGGGTTGTTTCTGTACGTGCAGAACGACCTGGCGTTCGACAGCCCGCAGGCCCACGTTGCCATCGACAGCGCCAAGGCGCGCGAGATGGGCGTGACCATGCAGGCCATTGCCGACACGCTGGCGGTGCTGGTGGGTGAAAACTACGTCAACCGCTTCAATTTCCACGACCGCTCCTACGACGTCATTCCGCAGGTGAACGGCGACAACCGCATGACCCCGGACGACCTCGGCCGCTTCTACGTCAAGACAGGTTCCGGAGCGCTGACGCCGCTTTCGACGGTGACGCGCGTGGAAACACGCCCCCAGGCCAACGGCCTGACGCAGTTCGGCCAGATGAACTCGGCCACGCTGGAGATGCTGCCGCGCCCTGGCGTCAGCATGGGCGAGGCCGTGGCGTTCCTGCAATCGCAGCCGCTGCCGGCCGGCACCAGCGTCGACTGGCTCAGCGACAGCCGCCAGTTCGTGCAGGAAGGCAACCGCCTGTTGGTCTCGTTCGCGTTTGCGCTGGTGGTGATCTTTTTGGTGCTGGCGGCGCAGTTCGAAAGCCTGCGTGACCCCCTGGTGATCCTCGTCACGGTGCCGCTGGCGGTGTGCGGCGCACTGGCGCCGCTCTGGCTGGGCTACGCCACGCTGAACATCTACACCCAGATCGGCCTGGTCACGCTGATCGGCCTGATTTCCAAACACGGCATCCTGATGGTTACGTTTGCCAACCACATCCAGCAGCATGAAGGGCTGAGCCGGATCGAAGCCATCGAGAAGGCGGCTGCCGTTCGCATGCGCCCGGTACTGATGACGACGGCGGCGATGGTCGCCGGTCTGGTGCCGCTGGTGTTTGCCGAAGGCGCGGGCTCCGCCAGCCGTTTCTCGATCGGCATCGTGGTGGTGATGGGTATGCTGGTTGGCACGCTCTTCACGCTGTTCGTCCTGCCCACCGTGTACAGCTTCATCGCCAGAGACCATCGCGCGGCGGTGGAAAACCAGCGCTCCCGCGAACTTGCAGCGACGGAGGAACCCCATGTCGCATGAAGTACCCCGTCGTCCAGTGTGCCGGGCGCTGCCGGGCGTCCTTTTGCCCCTTTTGGCCCTGACCCTTGCATTCGCGTTTACCGGCTGCGCCAGCGGGCCGGACTACAAAGCCCCGGCCCTGCCTGAAACGGCGGCTGGTCCGTTCGTCAGTCGGCCTTCGCAGGTCGATGCCGGTTCACCGCCGCCTGCGGATTGGTGGCGGCTGTATGATGATCCCGCGCTCGACGCGATCGTGCAGGAAGCCTTGTCCGCCAATACCGACCTGCGCGTGGCGATGGCGAACCTGGACCGGGCGCGCGCGATTTACGGAGAGGCGCGTGGGGCCATGCTCCCCTCAACCGCCGTAACCACCGGTGTCACCCGTGGCCGTGACCAGACCTCTTGGGACGGTCAAGGGCAAGCGCCCGTGCAGTGGAACTACACTGGCGGCCTGGACATTTCCTATGAACTTGACCTGTTCGGACGCGTGAGGCGCGAAATGGAGGCGGCAAGCGGTGATGCCGAGGCCACTGCCGCAGCCTGCGATGGAGTCAAGGTGGTTGTGGCCGCCGAGACGACGCGTGCCTACGTGGATGCCTGTGCCTATGGCGCGTCCCTTGACGTGGCCCGTTCCTCCGTCGAGTTGGCGCAGCAGGCGCTGGATGTTGTCAGCCATCAGGAGCGCGCAGGTTCCGCATCACGGCTTGATGTGGAGCGTTCCGGCTCCCTGCTGGCCCAGGCCAGGGCAAGCGTGCCCCGGCTTCAGGCGCGGCAGGACGCGGCATTGTTCGAATTGGCAGCTCTGATGGGCCGCACGCCCTCGCAAATTCCCGAGTCTGCGCGTGCCTGCAACAGGGTGCCGGACATCGCGGATGTCATCCCGGTCGGCGACGGTACCGCCATGCTGCGCAGGCGCCCGGACATTCGCCAGACCGAGCGCCGGTTATCCGCGGACACCGCGCGCATCGGGGTGGCGGTGGCCGACCTCTATCCCCGTGTGGCGCTGGGCGCTTCAGCCAGCCTTCTGCGCAACGACGACCTGAGAGGCGACCGTACCGTGTCGTTCGCTTTCGGGCCGCTGATTTCCTGGACGTTCCCGAACATGACCGTGGCACGAAGCCGCGTTGCCCAGGCAAGGGCGCAAGGTGTGGCATCGTTGGCCCGTTTCGACGGCGTCGTGTTGACGGCGCTCAAGGAGTGCGAGCAGTCACTGGGCACGTATGAAGGCGCCGTCGAGCAGCGCAACGCCCTGGTTCAGGCGCAAACGCACGCCGAGAACGCGTTTGGGCTGGCCGAACAGCGGTATAGGGCTGGGGCCGTCAGCTATCTGGACGTGATTGCGGCCCAGGACAGCCTGATCAGGGCGAGGGCGCAGGTCGCGACGGCCGATCAGCAGGTCGGCTCTGCCCGGATCGATGTGTTCAAGGCCTTGGGCGGCGGCTGGAAAGAGCGCCCGGCGGTCGAGTAGCGGGCTGCCTTGGCGGGAGAGCGCGAGGGGCCTGTCAGGTGGAACCGCAGATTCCGCTTGGCAGGCCCTTTCGCAATATGACGAAATCGGGCGTGAACGTGACGGCAGGCGCGCCTTGGTGGAAGCCGCACCCGTCAGGGCGCAACTCTCCACCGTTTCAGGTAGAGTCAGCTCCGCGCCGCCCCCTACCGCCTCAAAAACGATGGCAGCGCAAAATACACCCCCGCCACCGCATCAAACATCCCGCCCGGCAGGAACGTGGCCAGCCGGAACAGCCGGAACTTCAGCGACGATGCGGCATACGGCGCAATGGCCGCCCGCGCCTCGCTCCCCTTGCCCTCGCGCCACAGGGCCACCCCGCGCTGGAAGGCGGCGCGGCGGCGCAGCAGCGCCACAAGGTCGGCGTAATCCCGCTCGTAGTCGCGGTACATGCGGATGTGCTTGGCAAGGATGGCTTCCGTCTCATCCGCGAACTGGGCGAACTTGCGGAAGGTGGTGCTGCCGCCGTGCACCCGCCAGCGGGCCAGCGGCGCGTCAACGTGGTCCAGTTCCCAGTCCCAGGCGATGCGGTAGAACACGTCCGCCTCTTCGCACACGTTCAGCGCCTCGTCGAACCAGTGCCCGCCCATGCCCGGCGCGTCCAGCGCGCTGCGGCGGATGACGGCGGAGGACATGGAAATCCACTGGGTGGTCATCAGTTCGCGGAACACCTTGCCGCGCGCGGGCGGGGCCGCCTGGAACTGACGGCTCAGTTCCTTGTCGCCGCTGAACATCACCGTGTCGCAGCTCACCAGCCCCACGGCGGGGTTGGCGCGGAACAGCGCCACCTGCCGGTCCAGCTTTTCCGGGTGCCACAGGTCGTCGCAGTCAAGGAAGGCGATGAACTCGCCCCGCGCCCGGGCAATGGCCAGGTTGCGCGCCGCGCCCAGCGGCACGGTGCGCTCGGCGCGGAAGTAGCGCACCTTGTCGCCGCAGCTTTGGGCGATGTCTGCGCTGCAATCGGAGGAGCCGTTGTCCCAGAACACGATTTCCCAGTCGTCAAAGGTCTGGGCGAACACGCTGTCGATGGCGGCGCGCAGGTGCTCGCCGCAGTTCAGGCAGTTCATGATCACGCTGACGGCAGGGGCGGAGTGGGCGGCGGTGTCGGTCATGGCAGTTTGTTTCTCGGGGAAGGAACCGGGGCGGTTCTTTTCCGAAGAGTTGTCGGAAGTTGTGTTTGTCTGCCTCAAGCTGGCAGACAAAAGATAGGGGTGCAGGGGACAGCGTCCCCTGCCCGCCGGAGGCGTCAAAAAAACCGTCCCCTACGCCAGCGCCTCCAGCAAGGCATCGCACACCAGATCCACGTCGGCGTCGCTCATGCCGGGGTGCAGGGGCAGGGTGGTCAACTGGCGGCCCAGCATTTCGGTGACGGGCAGGGATTGCGTGCCGCCGCCGTAATAGGTCAGCAGGTGGTTGGGCTTGTAGTGCATGCCGGTGGGAATGCCCTTGGCCTGCAATGCGTCCACCACATGATTCTTCTTGTCGTCCAGGATGCGCACCGGAAAGATGTGCGGCACCACCACGTCGCGGGGGTCTGTGGTCAGCAGGGCCAGATGCGGCGCACCGGCAAGCCGCTGGCGGTAGCGCGCGGTCAGGCGCATGCGCGCCGGGGCGAATTCGCCGGGCAGGCGGGCCAGCTGCACGCGGCCTATGGCGGCCATGATGTTGCTCATGTGGTAGCGCCAGCCCTGCCGGGTAACGTCGAAATCCCAGCTGCGCTGGCCGGAGAAGCGCTTTTCCGTGTCGTTGGCCACGGACAGCAGGCGCGCGTCGCGACACAGTTGGGCCACGGTCTGGTCGGCGGTGACGATGCACCCGCCCTCGCCGCTGGTGATGTTCTTGATGCCGTCGAAGCTGAAGCAGGCAATGTCGCCAAAGGTGCCGATCATGCGGCCATCGTGCAGGCAGCCGAAGGCGTGGGCCGCGTCCTCGATGACGCGCAGGCCGTGCCTTTGCGCAAAGGCGTATACTTCATCCAGCCCGGCGGGGTTGCTGGCATAGTGCACCGGCATGATGGCGGCGGTGCGCTCGGTCAGGCGGCGCTCTGCGTCGGCAAGGTCGATGGTGCAGGTTTCCGGCAGGGCCTCGCAGGCCACGGGCACGGCCCCGGCCCCGCTGATGGCCTGGAACGAGGCCACGAAGGTCAGCGACTGCACCAGCACTTCCGCGCCCGACTGCACGGCGGCCTGCACGGCCATGTGCAGGGCGGCGGTGCCGGTGTTGGCGGTGACCACGTTCTGCGCGGGCACGCCGAGGTAGGCGGCGATGTCTTCTTCGAAGCGCTTCACTTCGTTGCCCATGCCGAGGTAGCCGTCTTCAAGGATGAC of Nitratidesulfovibrio sp. contains these proteins:
- a CDS encoding FUSC family protein codes for the protein MRRPTLADISPAHIRHGIKTGIAAVLSLLLADVLHIQYGYWAVISAVIAMQMNVAEAIEMCLYRFIGTVMGAVMGVAAIMIFPDTPIWNGVSVFVTTGLCAFLTRWDPRYRMAAITVSIVILASAGHAERIDVGLFRVLEIAVGVGCAFVVTVTLWPVRAAVGLRRDLAAQAENCAAHLATLVDRFLARQTHVPADLLDPLARAIPRNRERLSKVRRHESLIYFYDNQPLDTLSTTVERTTDHLRTMLRSLNACTPDGHDIIMAPEMRDLAETVAHTLRHMAAMTTGVTGARPIGALAGWLSALGWRPGSGPENAPESPVSPAALLGAAMARADGRLLALREAGATRRFDLAMLTQFYAFYYALRQLAEDVQGLATRMAGNEDDHLDTDSNNATP
- a CDS encoding SDR family oxidoreductase translates to MHVFVTGATGWVGSAVVRELIGAGHQVTGLARSADKATALAATGVGVLLATLDDADALRAAAAAADAVVHTAFNHDFSRFMESCEQDRRVIETLASALSGSARPLLVTSGLSGLPRGATEATRTNPAMPRKSEAEARASAERGVRVATVRLAPSVHGLGDHGFVSFLIRLAKQKGVSAYIGDGQNCWSGVFRLDAARVYRLALEQGVTEPVYHAVADEAVPFKAIAELIGRRLNLPVAPRDREHFGWFANMAGADMSVSSARTRALLGWTPQGPHLLADLDQPGYYAD
- a CDS encoding arabinose transporter, which produces MASPISTIPFSPTTTMSKEQTHHADAPSASASAASGVFLRLLPVTLAVFVSFFTIGMQMSVLPLHLHETLGMGTLVVGLVVGSQFAAALLSRAWAGNFADMRGARRAVLTGHLFAACSGATYLASLAFVATPATSVWILLLGRILLALGESLVATGALGWSISLVGPQNAGKAMVWVGIAIFGAYALGAPVGAAVDSQWGFAGVAVALIFVPLLAMAVASGARAVPPTATRRTPFYRVLGSVWMPGMGLALCSVGFGLFTAFIALLFSARHWGGASLAFSAFGLAYICARIFFGHLPDKLGGARVALVSVAIEMAGQWLIWGADGALTAHWGAALTGFGYSLAFPGFGVEAVRRAPPQARSLAMGAYVAFLDIALGVTSPLAGALAGAEGIGAVYLAGAIAAALSLVVALVLLVTPTSQKTLRA
- a CDS encoding efflux RND transporter periplasmic adaptor subunit translates to MNIPTPGNMKPFFVGLISVAVIFGLLFAWRASRVGAAAPRTQSPALVSTICVRPRSVPNELQAVGSLQAVREVLLAPDTPGRVTAINFTAGQVVEQGVTLVRLYDAPEQADRSAAVAKADFARLQLRRSQDLASSGAEPRELLEQRKAEAVQTAAAVRQLDARIRQKNIQAPFSGQLGIRRINVGQYLGAGDAIATLTQLDPLYVNFALPQQELSRLATGARVQVAVDAVPGRTFEARVSVIEPRVDGETRNVVVQATLPNPGNLLKSGMYATARLMLPTTDDAIVLPLTAIQTSASGDSVVLVRDADTQGTGQAVAVPVVTGRRLGGEVLVAQGVKAGDIVVVAGQNRLRPGARVKINPDQPAGASADAVSMPDASMPDASMPDASKPVANSR
- a CDS encoding efflux RND transporter permease subunit — translated: MNITDIFIRRPILALVVSLLITLAGLASVFSLPVRQYPYLENATINIATSLPGATQEVMQGFVTTPISQAIATASGIEYLSSTTTQGRSEIKARLVLNANADRAMTEILAKVQQVKYQLPAGVTDPVISKSTEGGTAVQYVAFYSDTLTVPQVTDFVTRVALPLFAGIPGVGSVDTNGGQTLALRVWIDPVKLAARGLSAGEIAAALRANNVQAAPGQLKSPMTVTNISAATDLRSVDDFRQMVLKADARGGVVRLADVATVEIGGQNYNNASFATGVPAVFAAIFPTPDGNPLDIARQAQELVPRIREMAPPGLKVVPNYDVARFVNASIGEVRHTLVEAIVIVIAVIFVFLGAFRAVVIPVVTIPLSLVGTAALMLAFGFSINLLTLLAMVLAIGLVVDDAIVVVENIHRHIEEGASPADAALLGAREIVGPVIAMTITLAAVYAPIGLMGGLTGALFKEFAFTLAGAVVVSGVVALTLSPVMSSMLLDSRQGEGKLARLVEGYMGRLTAMYRSLLARTLAARGAVLLFGVAVLGGIAVLFVGIRHELAPVEDQGAVIVIAKAPQYAGVGYTARYAGKIERIFESLPEFDNSFMHIGGTGRGQNQMLGGAIFKDWSERSRSSVEIQGQIQAAGASIDGETLTAVQVPPLPGSSGGLPVQMVLRSSDGFPELFGTAEQLKAAAYGSGLFLYVQNDLAFDSPQAHVAIDSAKAREMGVTMQAIADTLAVLVGENYVNRFNFHDRSYDVIPQVNGDNRMTPDDLGRFYVKTGSGALTPLSTVTRVETRPQANGLTQFGQMNSATLEMLPRPGVSMGEAVAFLQSQPLPAGTSVDWLSDSRQFVQEGNRLLVSFAFALVVIFLVLAAQFESLRDPLVILVTVPLAVCGALAPLWLGYATLNIYTQIGLVTLIGLISKHGILMVTFANHIQQHEGLSRIEAIEKAAAVRMRPVLMTTAAMVAGLVPLVFAEGAGSASRFSIGIVVVMGMLVGTLFTLFVLPTVYSFIARDHRAAVENQRSRELAATEEPHVA
- a CDS encoding efflux transporter outer membrane subunit; protein product: MSHEVPRRPVCRALPGVLLPLLALTLAFAFTGCASGPDYKAPALPETAAGPFVSRPSQVDAGSPPPADWWRLYDDPALDAIVQEALSANTDLRVAMANLDRARAIYGEARGAMLPSTAVTTGVTRGRDQTSWDGQGQAPVQWNYTGGLDISYELDLFGRVRREMEAASGDAEATAAACDGVKVVVAAETTRAYVDACAYGASLDVARSSVELAQQALDVVSHQERAGSASRLDVERSGSLLAQARASVPRLQARQDAALFELAALMGRTPSQIPESARACNRVPDIADVIPVGDGTAMLRRRPDIRQTERRLSADTARIGVAVADLYPRVALGASASLLRNDDLRGDRTVSFAFGPLISWTFPNMTVARSRVAQARAQGVASLARFDGVVLTALKECEQSLGTYEGAVEQRNALVQAQTHAENAFGLAEQRYRAGAVSYLDVIAAQDSLIRARAQVATADQQVGSARIDVFKALGGGWKERPAVE
- a CDS encoding glycosyltransferase; the protein is MTDTAAHSAPAVSVIMNCLNCGEHLRAAIDSVFAQTFDDWEIVFWDNGSSDCSADIAQSCGDKVRYFRAERTVPLGAARNLAIARARGEFIAFLDCDDLWHPEKLDRQVALFRANPAVGLVSCDTVMFSGDKELSRQFQAAPPARGKVFRELMTTQWISMSSAVIRRSALDAPGMGGHWFDEALNVCEEADVFYRIAWDWELDHVDAPLARWRVHGGSTTFRKFAQFADETEAILAKHIRMYRDYERDYADLVALLRRRAAFQRGVALWREGKGSEARAAIAPYAASSLKFRLFRLATFLPGGMFDAVAGVYFALPSFLRR